ACAGTCATGAGGATGGACTACATGGTCTACTTCAATTTCTTCGGCTGGGTGGTGGTACCACTGTCCATAATGATTGCTCTGTACGCGGAGATCTTCAGGGTGATCCGACGACAGCTCAACCGGCGTGCTGAAGCCACTTGTGATGGAGAAAGGTACTACCGGAAAGAGCTAAAGCTGGCCAAATCGCTGGCCTTGGTGCTCTTCCTCTTCATTGTGTGTTGGCTGCCGATACACATCATGAACTGCATCAACTTCTTCTGCCCAGAGTGTCACGTACCCAAGTTTGCCATGTACATCGGCATTTTCATGTCTCACGTGAACTCAGCACTCAACCCATTGGTTTATGCATTCAGGATAGAGCGGTTCCGCGTCACGTTGATCCAGATCACTCGCCGTTGCATGTTATGTAAACCCACAGAGCCCACTCCGTGTCCCACCAGCACACCGGCCCTGGCGAAGAAAGTGGATGTTAACACGTAAGAAGAGCTGCAGCGCATCTGTATACGTGGTTTACAGTGAGATGGTGCAGCAATGACGATCATGGGATTATGTGATATTTGGAATATCAACAAAGCACTTCATCAAGTCCTGGGACACGTTCATTTCTGACCCATTCATATTTCTTCTTAGTTTTTAAGAGTATGAGCCTGCAACCAGAACAAAATGATACCCCCATCATTACTATTTTGTTTTGACTAAATGCTTCCTTAATCGATTCATAttgaataataatttatatGTCAATATAATAGGTGATACAACAAACGTGTCATGTTCAAAGAGCTTGTTGGTAAattcaccagaataaatattcATATCTTCCTcatttaatgtgtaaatgtcacagttattatttgacatttacaaccaactgaacacacTTTAAACAACACCAAGGGTGCTTTCACACTTTGGGCTGGTGTGAAAGCTGTCAACTGAACCTTTGTGTGGACCAAGCAACCACACCAAGACCACTTGATAAGGTAGGTCTCGATCCGCTTCATACTGGACTCCAGTGAGGATTGTTTGTGGTGTGAAAGCAAGCTGACAaccattattttttaaaatagtttttgaCTTTTCAATTTCAGAAGCTAAATTACTAAGAAATCCAACTTCTGATCATGCACTGTTCAGGAAGCaattaaatgttcaaaaactttcaaaactGCTGTGCTGTATCCTACTCCGGCTACTTTGTCAGTAAATTAGGTCCATTAAAAAGTATGCAATAGCAATCCCACACTGATAAGCCCTGAACCATTACTGTACAAGACGTCTCGTTAGTCATTATTCATCAGAATGCGGTCAATTTGCAGTCTAATGATAGGCTACAAATAATGCTATAAATCAGTTATTTGTGGGCCCTTTGTGAAACCAAagaacataaatacacattagaagCATTAAAGATCTTGTGGAGTTTTATGTTCTGATGCGGGTCATGATGATGCACTAATGATGCAGGATGATAGTTGTCAAAACTGCCAAATCAACGAGGTACCTGTCGGCCTGTAAGGCTTAATGTTGAGTCCTCTTGGTTCATTTGTAAAAAGTCAGTATAAACAAGACTGGACCAGagctaaaatgaaaaatgtatagtATTTCTCTCTTAATGCAGGCTTAATGTTCATGTTCACCATTTTCCTTAagcatgtaagcatgctaacatttaagAAGTAGCACTAAGGTTAGTTTTGCGCGTATTTGTTCATAGTCCAAAGTAATGGACAAATGAAATTGACCTCTTGGTGGCActgaatgaaaagtcagaggatcaacAAAGATAATAAAATTCATCATGAGAAGAAATGAGTCTGTATTAAATTTCATGACAAGCCATCCCcaaaccccaaattgctcctgatgagcagttagcgccttgcatggcagcctccgccatcagtgtatgaatgtgtgtgtgaatgggtgaatctgacaagtgttgtaaagcgctttgagtggtcagtagactggagaagcgctatagaaatgcaagtccatttaccatttacaatTTAtccgatgttgagatatttcaccgGATAAGTGATCTGAAGTTTCATCTGCTTGGGATCAcaaaagtcattaggattcatcctcatGGCTCCATAAATGTCTGTTCAAAATTGTAATGCAGCCCATCACACAGTTACTGATATATTTTAATCTGAACGTCTGACAGACCGACATTGTTGCACTGAGCCGTGCTGCTCGAATGGCTACAAATGAGATTAGATTGAGTGCAAAGAATTAATGCGATCCGATGCAAATGCTTACTTTGGGTGTTCGAGTAGTCACGTGAACAAAAGCAGAGGAGTCTGTCATGGGAAGATTTATTGAGCAGGATCAATAGAGAGCACCAAGTGTTCTGAATTTTTATGTTTCACAGAAAACCATCCAATATACGGAGAAGTGAAAAGACCCTCACTGGAATGCAAATTAATAGCGAAGTCACCAAACTCTGGCAACATCAAAGCAGTCCAGCCATTAGTCTTTATCACAGGATGCAGTCACCTCTTCAGCTAATTCAGCTAGTTTAAGCCATATTTCAATAGCTGTGACAGAGTGTTGAAAAGGCTCTGAAGCTTTTGAGTAAATTACCCACAGAGCATTATGCTGAAGTGATTTATTCCAACTCTAAAGCTAAAGCTTCTGCTAAAGCTGTCTCAGTTCTGCTTTGTCATCAATTTGACTACTGCCTGGTTTCAGTCCATGTCACACTCCTTAATACATAAGAAAAAGGTATGATCTGGTTTAAAATATGCAGGTTTAACTGTTTTTGTCACTTGATACgtgggtttgtgtgtgcagattGCAGTGAGGCCCACAGAGATGTTTAATTTTCTAGGATTTATCACCTGTCATGTATGCTGTGACCACCTGAGACGTGTACGGTCAGTTGGTTCAAGTGAACACATGACACCGTCACCTTCCACCTCTTTatctgtccctccctccctcacaaaCATATCAATACGCATTTTACCATCTGTCACCTTCATCCCTGTTGAGGGATTTGAAACTGCTGAGTGTGGTCTAATCCCCAGCCTCCGTCTTAGTGAGGTAGGTGCTGCATAACCAGCCTGGCACTTACCGCCTTCGCACCACACACTCTTGTGGCTGGGAGCCTACCGGATGCTGAGGGAGTGCAAGCATGGTGTAGGTGTGAAGATAAAAAGCCAAGattcttcattttctgtgtgCGTCTTATCTTCTCCCTAGATTAATCTTCTTTGAGGTAAGACCCTTCAGCTGCAAGGAAGATTTGTAAAGCATCGCTATCTGTACTTCTTgtaattttgatacttttattGCTTTAATATCATCAGATAATTGAATAAAACTTTCATTTGCAGCATCAAACCACTATAAAATGGCTGACACAGATGCAGCAGAGAGCGACCAAGACCTGGAAGCTCCAGAGGAAGAGCTGGAGGACGCAGAGGAGGCCTTGATACGTATTGGTAAATACCACGATGCCCGGCGTGCGCTACCAAGGGAGCAGTGGACCTTCAGAGAAAAGGCAAACTTTTTAATAGACCGCATCTTCCTCGGCTTcctgttcatttttttcctcatattaATGGGAGAAGTTGCCTATAAAGTTTGGTATGTGACAAACCTGAAGAAGATTGCAGAGATTGTGACAGATTTAGTGGTCTTTCTGTTCGACTGGCTCTTCACccaggagagaaaggaggagttGTTTGAATTGTAGGCTGTTAACAGACCACTtgtattattcttttttaaatgttttttcaacaaTGCTGTAAGCacatgtgatattaaaaaagccCAGTAAAGAATCAAAGTATAGCACATCTTAACTAGAGCTACAGTAATGTATCAATGATTTCTGAGCTTTCTTTTTGACGGTGATTTAATGGCAATAAATAAAGCATGCAATTAACTGATTCCTTGTTCTGTCCTACAGTACATCGCACACAAGATTCGTAAATTGTATAAGACTTTACCAGTTTTATTCTCTATTAGTTTCCTCAGCTAGTTTCCCACTAGTActgtacagttttgaggtacagCATATTAAGCTCTTTCTCCATTAGTTACCATTTACTTCGAAGGTTAAGATTTTACATACAGCTTATATAATCATGCACTGTCATAAATTAACCCACAAAATTGTCATAAAGTATCCATTCTGACCAGCTACAagattaaaatgctgcttattaaaatgcatcagtaataattaTCCAACATATAATATAACATTGCGAAACAAACTATTCTGCTGCACAGTgatatacttttacttttaagtacattttactgGTTTCTACCTCAGCAAAACTATGAAAgaaggacttttacttgtagagAAGTACCCTATTTTACAGTTTACGCACACGCTGTCATCCCGAATGGACCAATGGCATCGACGCATTCCAGTCTTCTACAACTTCCGGTaccgcctcctcctctcttccggATTTCCTAGCGTGACCGACGTTTCGTGTCTGTTTAGACTTAAAGTAAGTCAAAATGTGACCaattcaaactgtgtgtgtccaTTAGTTCATGTCTGACTGTGTTTTCAATGTGACATTTACTCGAGGATTTCTCTTGAATACTGAAAAAGAGCGGCTTTGTCTCCAACAAAGCCGCTGTCAGAAATGGAGGACAGTAATAGGAAAACACTGGGCGCCATGCTGCCGCTGTTAGCTTAATCGCGTATATTACGGTTGAACGGTGAATCACTGCCGGAGAAATATTTTGTCCAGTTCAAAACAGACATACAAACTCTGAACACCGGCGTTTGATTGTTGTCTTCGTTTCTTTGTGATTGAAGTCAAAGCATCGTTTCAATATGCGGAGAGCTAAAGCTAACTTTAGCTTAGCCAACGTCAAACTGGGCTCCTCCCAAGCATATTCACTCCGTCATTGTAAGATATCTCCTGTTACACCAAAAAGGGAAGACTGAAGTCACtactgtttttttatgcctatGTTCAGTATACTAGTTGTTAACTTCATACATGCACCACGTCGTAATATGATAGGCATTATAAAAATATAGCTGTCATGTGTGGACAGCATGCAGTCTTAAGCCTCCCAGTGGTGATGGTAAGCACTGAAGTGAGACCATTTCTGAATAACAGGATACATTTGAGTCCTTGAAATTTGCActaattacagtattttatcTATAAAGATTATGGCTGCTGTCAGATGTGATATCATAATTGGAGCTGAAGTGATTTAGTAAATTATCTAAATTTGAATATACCTGGTTTCTTAGTCTTTTATGTTAGTAAACTGAATGCATCTGTGGATGGACTACTGATAAGACAAAACAAGTAATCTGCATATTTAAATAGTAATGTCAACTTCCACTTTGAGAAATTAAGCATTAGCATCTTTCACCTTTTTTGTGCACTTTATATTCCAAACCATctatttaaaatgatgatgaataaaatgtcaggaaattgGCTATGTAAGAAATGTCTTCTTCAGTTGCGTGACATATTTGAGTCCACGCACATGAAAGCCTCTAAGTTGAGACGTAGGTTGTCATTATAATATTTTACGCTCCCAGACTTGACGTCAGTGTTGCATAACTTGCAGAGTCGCACACAAATTCTTCAGCTGATAATTTGTGTCTCTTCTGTCAATACAGAATGCGTTACGTGGCCGCTTACCTCCTGGCTGTGCTCGGTGGAAACACCAGCCCCAGTGCAAAGGACATCAAGGCCATTTTGGGCAGCGTAGGAATCGAGGCTGATGACGAACGCTTAAACAAGGTATGCCATTTAACACCTGTGTTCATGCAATATAAAAACTGTCAAgtcttttttccccactgtaTGGCTGAATTTAAATCTTAAATTTCTCTGCAGGTCATTAGTGAGCTGAATGGCAAAGACATCAATGAAGTCATGAACTCAGGTAAGACCTCTCAGTAAACATACATTAAAGATTTGAAGATGTCATATGTGGTAAATGGCTAAAAGTTGtatttctttcctttgtttacagGCCTTTCTAAGTTAGCCTCCGTaccagcaggtggtgctgtGGCAGCACCTGCCGCTGCTGGTGGTGGGGCCGCTGCAGCCGGGGCTGCGCCTGCTGCTGGTGAGTGTTAACCCCTCATTcctatcttttatttttaatggatGTTTATAGTATCTGTAGGATTGCTTGAAGTTTTAAATGGCATTATCATACATTATGGCATTTTGATTCAGTACAAATACTATGATGCCCTCTCAAGAGAATCTGTTGTACATTTTTAAGTCCTATAACAAAGTTGACTGTGTTAGATGTCAGTGCTGCTAAATATTCTTGCTgacttctgtctgtgttgttgaCTGTTGTCTTCATCTGTCTCATTTCCAGCggaagagaaaaaggaagagaagaaagaggaatcAGAAGAGTCAGACGAAGACATGGGCTTCGGTCTCTTTGATTAATCCACcttctctgtgtttaaaaagcaataaaaatgtaaaaggttTACACACATTAAGTTGTCTTGTTGTCCTTTTTTAATTGGTTCAAAACAGCTGTGATTCAGGCTGTGTAAAGGTCATTATTCAGCTGCTCAAGTGCTCTGAAATAAATTGTCTGGCTTTTGACGTTTGATGTTGAAAGCTACTTTGTTGCAGGCTAAAAATAGTCCAGACTGGGCAACCAGTCATCATTGAGCAATCCAGACTCTGCATGTGGTCAGTCTGTCCTGCCGTTGGCCAGATAACTCAAACCACATAATGGCGCCGGCTTAAAGGGACTGATCCAACTGTAAATACAAAGGTGGCCTCACCACCACAATCCACAACAGGATTGTCACTTTACAATTGACTGACAGTTAAAGATTCcatcaaatgtatttaatgacccattttaatgttttctaaTTGTGTTAAAGGAGTGTTAAACAGGTAAAACAGgcttttacttaaaataattGTCAGAAGAACAAAATGTAAGGTTTTAGTTTTATATGTATGTAATTGTTCTGTTCTTTGTAACAACTAACTTTGTGGTCAGACAGTTGACAACTGTCAGATTATTTTTCAGCCATAGAAGACaaacttaaaacattttctcttatATGGTGATGTTTCTCAATAAGTAAGTTGTTATGTAATCCCGTGTccacaaaagacatttgccCTGATAAAAACTTTGGCTTGCCTGCAGTCCACAGGCAGGGGCTGGTATCGTACGTGCTGGCTGTCATTAATGTTGTCAATTACACTTGGGCTTTACCAGCTATGTCAAGCCAAACTGCTGTTGTAAAATGGGTCAAAGGGACTGTATTTGTACCTATCTGTAGAGTCGTGGCTCTGGTTATGTTGTGTATAAATTAGTCATCAGACACATCACAACaagtcaaatgtttttttaaatttgtattcAGTTTTGATTGCATAATGACTTAGTCACTGAGCTTCTCCACACTGTTTTGTAATCCTTGGAGTAAACATGATAATAACTTTTCCATTACCTGCTACCTTGCACGTCCCATTTTTGTCTTTCCTGATAGTCACCTGAATTTGTGTTAACAAAGTCAGACAGTTCATCTCTAGAAATTCCCTTTAAACCGAAACTTAAAGGCGTGACACGAATGTATATTGTATGGAAATATTTAGTTTCACTGAACAAGAGTCAGATTTCAGTGGTTTGTGTCACATGACGGGTCAGGACACTGGGACTATTGTGTTCATTCAGCCATCTCTTTATCTTGTTCTCTGTTTACATCCACtatcctcttttctctgctgcctgGACATGTGTTGCACAGCACTGTGTTGCGCTGAATACACAAGAATATTAAGGATACAAAGGAAGGCATCTGTGTGGTTGGAACCTGGTACCTGGAAACCTTTTCCACAGGTGAGAGCCATCACAGCATGCCTCAACTACAGAACTGACAGACTGCCACATTCCATCTCATAATTTCCCGGCAGATGGGAATTAATTACACTGTCCACAAACTTGAACgtgttttaatgatgtttaGCTGATCCACCCACACTCTGCATAAGGTAGCTGCAGTTACTTCCAGTGCGTGTTCACTTCAATGCCAGTAATTGCAggaatgtttttcttcaaaGCACTTGGTGCAACGCTGCAGGCCGTTTTGTCTCTGCAGCTCAAAGGTATGTCAGAGAACAATGGGTGTGGCACACTCAAGGTCTTGTTCATTCCTAAATCTTTCCACAACTCTCATACTGTCTCTAGCAGGGCAGTGTTTCCCAACCTCTCTGGACTTTGATCCCTTTCAAATGAAGCATTTCCAATCACACTTCCACCAGAGAGGCATTATCAGAAGGCAGATGAGGGAAAATTATCCAGAAATTCAatagaaaaatgcaaatatctataaagtctgaaaaaataaacacatttttggctcCTGTCTTCTTTAAAAGTTATCTTGCAGCACTTAAAGGGAGTCTTGACCCCAGATTGGGATAGCGCTGCTTAGGAGCTCAACACTACCACTACTGACATCTATAGTTCGACATTGCTCGGGTCTAGCAAAGTTAGGGAGACATAAGTTAATTTACCAATCATTAAAGCCGGATAGTTtcataatgacaaaataatacaaatcagcattaataaattaaaaaatcttttatttgaGTGTGGAATGTGAATGCCAGCATTCAcatcaacaaacagaaaagacgTCACATTTGAGTTCAGCTTCTACTAAATACGCTCGTTTTAAAAATCCTAGacatgtaaaacaataaaaaataaaattgcacaTAGTTGTCAGTTGTATAAACATCCAACATTATTGTGTTGCTCTTTTTGTATCATTAGAAATCAATGTGCAGAAATCAAAAGAGCATCACATTTATACAGTAGTGTCACTTGTAGAATCAGCTGTGTGTGATTCTGAAATACAGCCACGGGTTTGGGAACGGTGCTTAAAACGCTCAGTCAAACCTACCGAAGCCACTCAACTGGTTTTCCTGCAAACATCCTGTTGCAGAATTTTTTTCACAGAGCAGATAAAATCAAACGAAAATGGCCACGATTTGTTGGTTACCAGTTTTAAAATTAGTTTTACGTAGTCTGTCGTGGTGAAGGGGAATTCAGGCCTGCACCACTTCCTGAGTGAAGTTGAAGAGTAAACGTTTCACTTTCAGCAGTGGTTTTTGTTTCTGCGTGTTTGTGCCTCTCAGCTGTCACTGTCAGACATTGGATGATCCGTACAGGCCtgtaaaagacaacaaaagagTTTTAAACCAAACCTCCATGTTCGCCTATTTTATTTGTGGTTATTGTTCATATGCTGCTCtaacatttttaagaaatacaGCACATACTTAAACCATTATGCCTACATGTGGTTGAACTCACATAACATGTCTGATTCTTACCTGTTTGTACTCAAATCGGTCCTCTAGATAACGGTTCCCCAGGCCAGTAATGTGACCCACATTCTGTCTGGAGAGCCGGGCTATCTTGGCTGTAAAGTCGTACGTAAAGGCCAACTTGATCAGCTCAGGCGCCGTCGGTGGGACAGTGGGAGGATTGTGGGTCGGCGACGCTTCTGTCTCCAGATACGCATCGGCCAACTTCTGGAAGGAAGAGTAGGACATCCGCTGGAAGAAGCCACTCAGGGTGGGGTTATCTTTCAGCTGGAGGAGATAAGGAGATGACGGCTGTCAGCAGATACAACATACTTTGACCTATGTGAAATTTTAATGCTAATAAACATGgataaatacactgtaaaatagctccaaaaacactgctaAAAACAGCTGTTGGTAAAATACGTTTCTATATTTTGTCTTATTCCAGCAGATAACTGGTTAA
This Pagrus major chromosome 6, Pma_NU_1.0 DNA region includes the following protein-coding sequences:
- the rplp2 gene encoding 60S acidic ribosomal protein P2 → MRYVAAYLLAVLGGNTSPSAKDIKAILGSVGIEADDERLNKVISELNGKDINEVMNSGLSKLASVPAGGAVAAPAAAGGGAAAAGAAPAAAEEKKEEKKEESEESDEDMGFGLFD